A segment of the Cololabis saira isolate AMF1-May2022 chromosome 3, fColSai1.1, whole genome shotgun sequence genome:
GATGTACCCTTGCAGCTCCACAGCTTTAGAGCGATCTCTGCTGCAGGAGCAACTGTTTGTGCGTTACCGGGTCATGAAGAGGAAGTGGCAGCAGTTTCTCCCCTCAGCACTGCAGATATACCTCAACGGCACAGATGGTAAAGACCCGAAAAAAAAGCATCGCACAAACTCCAGTGTCACTATGAGGCAACTTTTTAAcgtgtcctttattttctctctaactgtcctttttttttcttaataaatgaataaatctaTGACCATATGATTCAGCTAAGTTGATTGAAGCTGTCAGGTACTTTGACCAGCGGGAAAGACGACAGCAGGCCCAGGACGAGTCCGAAGAGGTCAGGGACAGGCTGGCATTCTTGGAGCTCCAAGCACAGGTCAGACCCTTTCAATTATGTTAATATTCTCCTGAACAAATTTGTTTTCACTATATTCCCAGCCAGCATGTCCATGTGGGTTAAAAGTTGGCTGTTTTGGTCAAAACTGGGTTTACTCTGACATTTGATGTCTTTGTGCAAATTGAAATGTTGCAGACTTCTTTCACAAGAGTGGGCACTGTTCCCTGCTGACAGATCTGTGTATTCACAAATGGAAGCAATACTCCCCCTGAAATGTTGCCACCCATCAATAAACAGTATATCCGATGGTTATTTCTAAACAATTTCAAATGAATGACATCAAATTGCAAAGAAAAAATCAACTCCTTTTACCTATATAGTGAGATATTGAGGAGCTCTGTTATATTCAGTGGAGGGATTTTGTTGGCATGGTTTGGGTCCAGTTATCCTTTCAAAGGCAAGATCCAGCGCAAACCAGTAAACCAAgctgttgtgatttatttgagATGTGAGAGTGGTCCTGTCCATCATCAGAAAAAACGCTGCTCTTCCCAGTAACACCTTCATGGAcacttgtttcctttcttttgtcGTCGGACTGTTTGTGTTCCAACAATTCCTTCCTGATGACAGATAGTATTTGAGCGGGTCACATTTGACCACGAGGAGTTGAGAGAAGCCATACGAATCATCGACAAGGATGTGCCCCGAACCAACCGAGACCTGAGCTACTACCAGTGAGTTTCTGTCAGCCATTGTTGTTTTTGCAGCACTGAAACTCTGTCAGTTGACTCTCAGGTTCGAGTCTGTCGGACATTCAGTTTCAGTATCTTATGTTTGTTCATAGAAAGGAGTCTTGTCAAAGcttaaaatcagaatcagatctTCCAATGAATTTGTCCTTCGTTTAAGATTTAAAATGAACTACAGCACAATTTGTACATCCATCTGTTTACAAGGTATCATTATCATTCTGTTAGGATAAACACTCATGGCTTGATGAACCTTTTGTTAAAACTACAAAGGTTAAAATGTAATCCGCCTTACTTGTATTACACTAATCTTCCATGTGTGTCTGCAGGGATGAAGGTTTGGGTAACCTGTTGGTTTTGAGAGACATCCTCATCACCTATGCCGCTTTTCATCCAGGTAAACAGAAACAACTTATTTTGAGTAAAATAACTAAGATGTTAAAGATGGCAGGGGTACAGTTGGGATTTAAAATTTGCTTAAAATTTGAAGACTGAAAATTGAGACTTTACCACTTGTTATTTCTTATAGCACTTCAAAGGCATTCTGGCATTCAAGATAGCAAGCAATTAGACATTTCACTTATTATTTTGTCCCATCTTTCATGCAAACAATGTCTGAAGGTGAACAAAACTATACAGTTGTcgcattttattcatttaaaagtCTCTACACGATCCCCAGGGGACAGGTTCAGCCTGCAGGAAGACCAGTCCAGTAGTACCCTCTTCTTCCTCAACCATGTCTTTTGCAAAATGCTTTTGTGCATCAGCACCAACATCAAAGAGGTGTAAATGACATTTGTCAAGAAAAGTTCTACAACTTCATTATTCTCCTTGGCTTTTGAACATGTTGTTGATAGCtttatgatttttttcctctgtgatTCTTCCAAAAAGATTAGGAATACTGATTTCTTTTCTTCATCAAagtgcatgtttttttcttccactagcTTATTTTACACTGAATACCCTCATATAAACATGTTTTCTTACGTGTCTTGAAAATGCAAAAGTGTACAAATATATTTACAAGTGAAATGAAGTTGAGAGCAAAAGCCATCATCTATTTTGGCCTCATACTTTATGCAAATCAATCATCTTTATTATCGACCATAGTCAGCAGGGAAAGAGGGTAAAGGAAAACATATAatacaacaaacacaaaaaatacatgataatataaatacacatcatgctaacaaataaaagcaccattaaaataaataaaagcaatacaaaCTATAAAAGGCATGCGTACCAATGTTTCCACATGTGCAATTGGTAGAAAAGAAATAAGAATAATTAAATGTAAGAATTGCTGCtttgttttaaattattatttgcattttccattTTGACCCAACTTTTCCAGATTTGGGCTTCAAGTTCATTTTTATTGAGATTACTTTGACATTTACTGATGTCTCTGTTTGTCTTCACTGTTGCTCTAGAGGTTAGTTATGCTCAGGGCATGAACGACCTGTGCAGCCGCTTCCTGGAGGTTCTGAACTCTGAGGTCGATACTTTCTGGAGTTTTTCTTGCTACATGGAGAAGTTTTCCAGGGATTTTAGAGCTGATGGCTTACACAGGAAAATAGGTAAGAATGAAAGAGAAAGGGGGGTTTATTTACAATCAGAATGAGCAAGCATATGTACCTCACTGTTTCCTGCAGTTCCCCAGATTTCCCTAAAGCTGGACTCTATTAACTATTGTGTTGATGTTTTCCTTTGAAAGAACTTCTCTTCTTTTGCAACTTGAGATACAGTATTTAGTCTGACTAAACCTCAGCAGCTTTGCTTAAACATCTATTTTGTTTATATTATATTAGTTCAACCTTCATATTAGAAAGCCATTCCTACCTGTGTACTATAAGGTGTACTATATAAAAATCTGTTCAGCAATGCACACATATAAGCAGAAATAATGTTTGAAAGTATTACATACATAGATAATCAGTTTATAATATAGAGCATACGAAAGTTCCAGCCTTAAAAAACATTTAGGACCTGTAGAAGTAAAACAAagaagattatttatttatttattattattattagggcccgagcaccttcagtgcgaaggccctattgtatctgtaggaatttttctttctttctttctttctttcttctgacgaaaggagggcctttttgcccccctaaacgtgcccaaaaagtcaccaaattttgcatgcaagccaggcctggcgaaaaatttgatatttaatggtttacattaatgggcgtgccaaaatggctcaacagcgccccccggaaaactttgtgcctcaagccccacaatacagtttgacgtacatgcacgaaaatcgctacacacctgtatcattacacaacttaaagaaaagtctcttggcgacatggccgaaaccgaacaggaagtcggccattttgaattaatcgtgtcactttggcgcaatttatgccattccttcggcagttaatacggcccgaaccgtaatgtgcccccaagtgtgttatacatcaaaatgtgcgtctccatcctgcgacaacacgcattacttttctctttcaaaagcgttaccgtggcgacgctagacgccaaaaagcgcgcccacccttcatctgattcgttcagacagaaaaaactttgcgcctcaagccccataatacggtttgacgtacatgaacgaaaatcggtacactcctgtatcatgtcgcaactaaaagaaaagtctcttggcgctatggccgaaaccgaacaggaagtcggccattttgaacattctgaattaatcacgtaattttggagcaatatatgccattccttcgagacttaatacggcccgaaccgtaacgtgcacccaggtgtgttatacatcaaaatatgcgtctccatcctgcgactacgcgcattacttttctctttcaaaagtgtaaccgtggcgacgctagaccccaaaaagcgcgcccccctttcatctgattggtccatatttgatagttccccaaaaggcaccaaatttggcatgcaagccaggcctggcgataaatttgatctttcatggtttgcattaatgggcgtggcaaaatggctcaacagcgccacctggaaaactttgtgcctcaagccccacaatacggtttgacgtacatgcacgaaaatcggtacacacctgtatcatgtcgcaacttaaagaaaagtctcttggcgccatggccgaaaccgaacaggatgtcggccattttaaataaattgtgtaattttggcgcaatttatgccattccttcggcaattaataccgcccaaaacgtaacgtgcacccaggtgtgttatacatcaaaatgtgcgtctccacccagcgactacacgcattacttttctctttcaaaagtgttaccgtggcgacgctagacgccaaaaagcgcgccccccttcatctgattggtccatatttgatagttctccaaaagtcatcaaattttgcatgcaagccaggcctggcaataaatttg
Coding sequences within it:
- the si:dkey-238d18.4 gene encoding TBC1 domain family member 15 isoform X2; the protein is MEAEAEAAGEEPDRRKVAALSAPALSAARLTLPGVMDAEGRVDETRLRMHIFKNGGVSPSERGLVWRFLFGMYPCSSTALERSLLQEQLFVRYRVMKRKWQQFLPSALQIYLNGTDAKLIEAVRYFDQRERRQQAQDESEEVRDRLAFLELQAQIVFERVTFDHEELREAIRIIDKDVPRTNRDLSYYQDEGLGNLLVLRDILITYAAFHPEVSYAQGMNDLCSRFLEVLNSEVDTFWSFSCYMEKFSRDFRADGLHRKIELEAALLKELDPPLYAHLVKDNMESFTFCHRWLLLGFQREFEHSDALRLFEILSCDHLELISQQVDRARYQERLAQEYRTGETPE